In Acidobacteriaceae bacterium, the following are encoded in one genomic region:
- a CDS encoding TonB-dependent receptor: MTPQPSSDLALGDTAPMRLKHLILIAAAVCTLCLGSLRAFAQFDTASIVGRVTDSTGALVKNAKVTATNDDTNVSISRVSNGAGEYNIPALKPGTYHIEIEEPGFSTAIRKNIKLEIGTNQRVDMAIAAGDTQTVSVDENQLELETATSQKQQVITAEQVESFPLQNMDYTDLLTLSAGVTQDAAGQDLGTSSVVREGSYNVNGMRSTYNNYLLDGLDNNAHGTSNQGFSNQVIQPSQYNLSEFAIVTTLPAAEYGRSAGGTFNVAFKTGTNKFHAQIYESLRNTVLNSNGYFRAAENAGASSRTTVIRNQFGGSAGGPLLKNRAFFFVDYEGLRQSRQVVNQSNVFNLTDHQLIASPNATANTTYVLNPFTGATYAADRPLPRNVLSPIALSILDAYPLPNNNGAGANSISSDYSALQRFVNSYDKEDARFDMQFNPRTAGFLRVSQSKEHDLDGSVLPAPLATGNGYFRIINQQVALGLTRQIGHTQLLEARLGASYTKGGKMPGVLGNPNTFGVQGLPTDPTVYGGLTSLSIDGYSAIGRQSTNPQWQYPFFLNPKLTYSWLLGRHNLKAGYEFSYLREIVQDVNPIYGQMSFSSSFTGYDISDFLFGVPNEIDMTNLLVAHVRQGGHSAFLQDDWKIASRLTLNIGVRYEYASHFYEKDSRLTNFDPTITPQTGQMIRAAASGSAYQKQLIDPDLNDFMPRIGLAYAPTSNLVVHAGYGIGYVHYTRSGEDDNLAVNGPQMNAAVFNQAPVYNKPGITPTSTFYSLDNGYPQGMSSPANFNLFTSAVKYIPRNYRDPYVESWFVGFQSRLSKTMLFDLAYVGNHGVKLQEAGNWNQRNPALGKDPVTGYFKRPYNNLGDVLITYNGGMSNYNGLQARFQAKGFHGLWLLNAFTWSRTLGNVSDPLTATHGFSGSPQDYFAPASNDYGPLQYDIPLLNNTALSWKLPIGRGQLIGRHMGSAMNQALGGWQITFYNQFHSGPALTPNFTPAGTQELSNSGGIQYRPFFAAGATRQSARQRLHIAGRPEEAFCDSVYASSTQANYNGCTVQFATANPNPKPNPTSNDADWSGTANDPRGNVPNGFLRGDNFDQLDAGINKYFNLPWNRSRFEFRLQFYNILNKTNFTVPGMTCCSTSFGRITSSYGPGRIGQVQGRLWF, from the coding sequence ATGACTCCTCAACCATCCAGCGACCTCGCCCTCGGAGATACCGCCCCCATGCGACTCAAGCACCTCATCCTCATCGCTGCCGCCGTTTGCACTCTGTGCCTCGGCAGCCTTCGCGCCTTCGCGCAGTTCGATACCGCCTCCATCGTGGGTCGCGTCACGGACTCCACCGGCGCTCTCGTCAAGAACGCCAAAGTGACTGCGACGAACGACGACACCAACGTCTCTATCTCGCGCGTCTCAAACGGCGCTGGCGAGTACAACATCCCTGCACTCAAGCCCGGTACGTACCATATTGAGATCGAAGAGCCGGGCTTCTCCACGGCCATTCGCAAAAACATCAAGCTTGAGATTGGCACCAATCAGCGCGTCGATATGGCGATCGCTGCTGGTGATACGCAGACCGTTTCGGTAGACGAGAACCAGCTCGAGCTGGAGACAGCCACCAGCCAGAAGCAGCAGGTCATCACCGCGGAACAGGTCGAGTCCTTCCCGCTGCAGAACATGGACTATACGGATCTCCTGACCCTGTCCGCTGGCGTCACGCAGGACGCGGCCGGTCAGGACCTCGGCACCTCCAGCGTCGTTCGCGAAGGCTCGTACAACGTCAACGGTATGCGTTCGACGTACAACAACTACCTGCTCGACGGCCTCGACAACAACGCACACGGCACCTCGAACCAGGGCTTCTCCAACCAGGTTATCCAGCCCTCGCAGTACAACCTCAGCGAGTTCGCCATCGTTACCACGCTGCCCGCAGCCGAGTACGGTCGCTCCGCTGGTGGCACCTTCAACGTGGCGTTCAAGACGGGCACCAACAAGTTCCACGCGCAGATCTACGAGTCGCTGCGCAACACGGTGCTGAACTCCAACGGTTACTTCCGTGCCGCAGAAAACGCGGGTGCTTCTTCACGCACCACTGTTATCCGCAACCAGTTTGGCGGCAGCGCTGGCGGTCCTCTGCTCAAGAACCGCGCCTTCTTCTTCGTTGATTACGAAGGTCTCCGCCAGTCGCGTCAGGTTGTCAATCAGTCCAACGTTTTCAATCTCACCGACCACCAGCTCATCGCTTCGCCGAATGCAACGGCGAACACCACCTATGTACTGAACCCGTTTACCGGCGCGACCTACGCCGCCGATCGTCCGCTGCCTCGCAACGTTCTTTCGCCCATCGCGCTCAGCATCCTGGACGCCTATCCTCTGCCCAATAACAACGGCGCCGGTGCGAACTCCATCTCGTCGGATTACTCGGCGCTGCAGCGCTTCGTCAACAGCTACGACAAGGAAGATGCTCGCTTCGACATGCAATTCAACCCGCGTACGGCGGGCTTCCTGCGCGTTTCGCAGTCTAAGGAGCACGACCTCGACGGTTCCGTGCTTCCCGCACCTCTGGCTACCGGCAATGGATACTTTCGCATCATCAACCAGCAGGTTGCGCTTGGCCTCACTCGCCAGATCGGCCACACGCAGCTTCTCGAAGCCCGACTCGGCGCGTCGTATACCAAGGGCGGCAAGATGCCCGGCGTGCTCGGCAACCCGAATACCTTCGGCGTGCAGGGCCTGCCGACTGACCCCACTGTTTACGGTGGGCTTACCAGCCTCTCCATCGACGGCTACTCGGCTATCGGTCGTCAGTCCACCAACCCTCAGTGGCAGTACCCCTTCTTCCTCAACCCCAAGCTCACGTACTCCTGGCTGCTTGGCCGTCATAACCTGAAGGCTGGTTACGAGTTCAGCTATCTTCGCGAGATCGTGCAGGACGTCAACCCGATCTACGGTCAGATGAGCTTCTCCTCTTCCTTCACCGGCTATGACATCTCCGACTTTCTCTTCGGCGTGCCGAACGAAATCGATATGACGAATCTCCTCGTCGCGCACGTCCGCCAGGGTGGCCACTCCGCCTTCCTGCAGGATGACTGGAAGATCGCCTCGCGCCTCACGCTCAACATCGGCGTGCGCTATGAGTACGCCTCGCACTTCTACGAGAAGGACTCACGTCTCACCAACTTCGATCCCACCATTACCCCGCAGACCGGCCAGATGATCCGCGCCGCAGCCTCAGGCTCGGCGTACCAGAAGCAGCTCATCGATCCCGATCTGAATGACTTCATGCCGCGCATCGGCCTCGCCTACGCGCCGACTTCTAACCTGGTTGTGCATGCTGGTTACGGCATCGGTTATGTCCACTACACGCGCTCCGGCGAAGACGATAACCTTGCCGTCAACGGTCCGCAGATGAACGCCGCCGTCTTCAACCAGGCTCCCGTCTACAACAAGCCCGGCATCACCCCGACCTCGACGTTCTACTCGCTCGACAACGGCTACCCGCAGGGCATGAGCTCGCCAGCCAACTTCAACCTCTTTACTTCGGCGGTCAAGTACATCCCGCGTAACTACCGTGATCCTTACGTCGAGAGCTGGTTCGTTGGTTTCCAGTCGCGCCTCAGCAAGACGATGCTCTTCGACCTCGCTTACGTTGGCAACCACGGCGTCAAGCTGCAGGAAGCAGGCAACTGGAACCAGCGGAACCCGGCCCTGGGTAAGGACCCGGTTACCGGCTACTTCAAGCGTCCGTACAACAACCTCGGCGACGTGCTCATCACCTACAACGGCGGCATGAGTAACTACAACGGCTTACAGGCACGCTTCCAGGCCAAGGGCTTCCACGGTCTCTGGTTGCTCAACGCCTTTACCTGGTCGCGCACCCTCGGTAACGTCTCCGATCCGCTCACCGCAACGCATGGCTTCTCTGGTAGCCCGCAGGATTACTTCGCTCCTGCGAGCAATGACTACGGTCCGCTGCAATACGATATCCCGCTGCTCAACAATACAGCTCTCTCGTGGAAGCTCCCCATTGGCCGCGGTCAGCTTATCGGCCGTCACATGGGAAGCGCCATGAACCAGGCTCTCGGCGGTTGGCAGATTACCTTCTACAACCAGTTCCACTCCGGCCCAGCTCTTACGCCAAACTTCACCCCGGCTGGTACGCAGGAGCTCTCGAACTCTGGTGGCATTCAGTATCGTCCGTTCTTCGCAGCGGGTGCTACTCGCCAGTCAGCGCGCCAGCGCCTGCACATCGCGGGCCGTCCTGAAGAAGCGTTCTGCGACAGCGTCTACGCCAGCAGTACGCAGGCGAATTACAACGGCTGCACCGTGCAGTTTGCTACGGCCAATCCCAACCCGAAGCCGAACCCCACCAGCAATGATGCTGACTGGAGCGGAACCGCAAACGACCCTCGCGGCAACGTCCCCAACGGGTTCCTCCGTGGCGACAACTTCGACCAGCTCGACGCGGGCATCAACAAGTACTTCAACCTGCCCTGGAATCGTTCGCGCTTCGAGTTCCGCCTGCAGTTCTACAACATTCTCAACAAGACCAACTTCACCGTCCCTGGCATGACCTGCTGCTCCACGAGCTTCGGTCGGATCACCAGTTCCTACGGCCCCGGCCGAATCGGGCAGGTGCAGGGAAGGCTTTGGTTCTAA
- a CDS encoding bestrophin family ion channel: MIVPREPQVRRMIAYVGFPVLLLAMWDLAIVIAFKVMHWTWVGSPHVPLGLYGSAIGVVVGFRNNSAYGRWWEGRQLWGSVVNNSRSLARQVTASIRPTRSEEASAVETLKVGLVHHQVAYVHALRQHLRQLPPWDELERILPHDEIEYLKTRSNVPLELQLRMGQMLQDAKQNGWTDQMGWQAMDRNLDDLADAQGGLERIKNTPMPKQYDYFPRLFVHLYCLVLPMGMVQNLGWFTPLGSTLVGFMFLALDKIGRDLEDPFDNTIFDVPMTAICKTIEINLRQLIGDANVPEPEKPIRGVLW; encoded by the coding sequence ATGATCGTTCCTCGCGAGCCGCAGGTGCGGCGGATGATCGCGTACGTCGGGTTCCCGGTGCTGCTGCTGGCGATGTGGGATCTGGCAATTGTGATCGCATTCAAGGTAATGCACTGGACGTGGGTGGGCTCACCGCATGTGCCGCTGGGGCTTTATGGCTCGGCGATTGGCGTGGTGGTGGGCTTCCGTAATAACTCGGCTTACGGCCGGTGGTGGGAAGGACGGCAGCTCTGGGGCTCCGTGGTGAACAACTCGCGGTCATTGGCACGACAGGTAACCGCGAGCATTCGACCGACGAGGTCGGAAGAGGCTTCCGCCGTGGAGACGCTGAAGGTAGGGCTGGTGCATCACCAGGTGGCGTACGTTCATGCGCTGCGTCAGCACCTGCGCCAGTTGCCGCCGTGGGACGAGCTGGAGCGGATTCTGCCGCATGATGAGATCGAATACCTGAAGACGCGATCGAACGTGCCGCTGGAGCTGCAACTCCGCATGGGACAGATGCTGCAGGATGCGAAGCAGAATGGCTGGACCGACCAAATGGGTTGGCAGGCAATGGATCGCAACCTGGATGATCTGGCCGATGCTCAGGGTGGTCTGGAACGCATCAAGAACACACCGATGCCGAAGCAGTACGACTACTTCCCGCGGCTGTTCGTCCACCTTTACTGTCTGGTCCTGCCGATGGGCATGGTGCAGAACCTTGGCTGGTTTACTCCGCTGGGGTCGACGCTCGTGGGCTTCATGTTCCTGGCGCTGGATAAGATTGGCCGCGACCTGGAAGATCCCTTCGACAACACGATCTTCGATGTGCCGATGACCGCGATCTGCAAGACGATCGAGATCAATCTGCGGCAGTTGATCGGGGACGCGAACGTGCCGGAGCCAGAGAAGCCGATTCGTGGCGTGCTCTGGTAA
- a CDS encoding carbonic anhydrase, which translates to MSEILERLKEGVRKFQAGPYTENAEKYKLAATTPQKPHTLMITCADSRIDIETVTSSVPGVLFTTRNVGNLVPAYGEMLGGVSAVIEYAVSALGVQHIVVCGHSDCGAMKALQNPASLEALPTVKQWLRNAHAASVVAEMMAPEQEEPMSKLKRLTERNVLLQLQHLKTHPSVAGAIAKRELTVSGWVYELGSGEVRIAEDGQDEFVAVTAGVTA; encoded by the coding sequence ATGAGCGAGATTCTTGAACGACTGAAAGAAGGCGTACGGAAGTTCCAGGCCGGGCCCTATACCGAGAATGCAGAGAAGTACAAGCTGGCTGCAACGACTCCGCAGAAGCCGCATACGTTGATGATTACGTGCGCGGATTCGCGCATCGACATTGAGACGGTGACGAGTTCTGTACCGGGCGTGCTGTTCACGACGCGTAACGTCGGCAACCTGGTCCCTGCGTATGGCGAGATGCTGGGTGGCGTTTCCGCGGTGATCGAGTATGCAGTAAGCGCGCTGGGCGTGCAGCACATCGTCGTCTGCGGACACTCGGACTGCGGAGCGATGAAGGCGCTGCAGAACCCTGCGTCGCTGGAGGCGCTGCCGACGGTGAAGCAGTGGCTGCGCAACGCCCATGCGGCAAGCGTGGTGGCAGAGATGATGGCGCCTGAGCAGGAAGAGCCGATGAGTAAGCTGAAGCGGCTGACCGAGCGCAATGTGTTGCTGCAGTTGCAGCATCTGAAGACGCATCCTTCGGTGGCCGGAGCCATTGCCAAGCGCGAGCTGACCGTTTCAGGCTGGGTGTATGAGCTGGGCTCAGGCGAGGTCCGCATCGCTGAAGATGGACAGGACGAGTTCGTGGCAGTTACGGCCGGAGTAACAGCATGA
- a CDS encoding DUF481 domain-containing protein, which yields MKRFWKKVRPQAWALLMVVCAVSVARAQAPAMLSDADDATVLEPHHEKGQSRDIIEFKDGDVLSGEILRIEDGAVVFRNPKVGQVRVGLEQLKDLKSARPFAVFRQKVKLTPATAIIGQMELKDGKVIITAKSSPARELKYGEMAYAVEDATFEQEYRRKRDFREGWDMEAFGGLSLLRSTQDGVAMNTGGTLMRSIPGVEFLPRRSLTQIAIKDSYEQVETQATKTAAATHATTHTLHAGAIRNEYLPNKIYFLADYTFDRNITSGIMAQHVVGGGIGYLWIETLKQTLDVKTDFHRKSQGFTNPDYNNTVFGERFQVDYERALGRTRLRNSGDYLAAYSDPHKYGANISTQLILPVMWRVNVSLSVTDNYINNALPGYHRNTLRFSTNLLFR from the coding sequence ATGAAGCGGTTTTGGAAAAAGGTTCGCCCGCAGGCGTGGGCGTTGTTGATGGTGGTGTGTGCTGTGTCGGTGGCGAGAGCCCAGGCCCCGGCGATGCTTTCCGATGCAGACGATGCGACGGTGCTGGAACCGCACCATGAAAAAGGACAGTCCCGAGACATTATCGAGTTCAAGGACGGCGACGTCCTGAGTGGTGAGATTCTGCGCATTGAAGACGGTGCCGTGGTCTTTCGCAACCCCAAAGTGGGGCAGGTACGTGTCGGTCTGGAGCAGCTCAAAGATCTGAAGTCGGCGCGCCCGTTTGCCGTTTTCCGCCAGAAGGTGAAGCTGACGCCAGCGACGGCGATCATCGGGCAAATGGAGTTGAAGGACGGCAAGGTCATCATCACCGCAAAGAGCAGCCCCGCCCGCGAGCTGAAGTATGGTGAGATGGCCTATGCAGTGGAAGATGCGACGTTCGAGCAGGAGTACAGGCGCAAGCGCGACTTCCGCGAGGGCTGGGACATGGAGGCGTTTGGCGGGTTGTCGCTGCTCCGGTCAACGCAGGATGGCGTGGCGATGAATACCGGCGGAACGCTGATGCGGTCGATCCCGGGAGTGGAGTTTTTGCCGCGCCGCAGCCTGACGCAGATTGCGATCAAAGACTCGTACGAACAGGTAGAGACGCAGGCGACCAAGACCGCTGCGGCGACTCATGCGACGACGCACACACTGCACGCAGGTGCGATTCGGAATGAGTATCTGCCGAACAAGATTTACTTTCTGGCCGACTATACGTTTGACCGCAACATTACGAGCGGCATCATGGCGCAGCATGTCGTCGGCGGCGGCATTGGGTATCTGTGGATCGAGACGCTGAAGCAAACGCTGGATGTGAAGACGGACTTCCATCGGAAGTCACAGGGATTCACGAATCCCGATTACAACAACACCGTCTTCGGCGAACGGTTCCAGGTGGACTACGAGCGCGCGCTGGGGCGGACCCGGTTGCGGAACTCGGGTGATTACCTGGCGGCGTACAGCGATCCGCATAAGTATGGCGCGAATATTTCGACGCAGTTGATCCTCCCGGTGATGTGGCGGGTGAACGTTTCGCTTTCGGTAACCGATAACTACATCAACAATGCCCTGCCTGGATATCACCGGAATACGCTGCGGTTTTCGACCAATCTGCTGTTCCGATAG
- a CDS encoding thioredoxin family protein — MSRTESRMVQLGTTAPAFELMDVMSGKAMGRDDIFIATSDEAAGDPKIHAGLLVMFVCPHCPYVKHLEAEIGNISRDYAGKIAMVAIQSNDVVEYPQDGPAQMKEQAERYGWQFPYLLDEAQEVARSYEAECTPDFFLFDANMELVYRGQMDESRPRRSDGFGNDMLVSGKDLREAMDAVVAGKRPDTEQRASIGCNIKWK, encoded by the coding sequence ATGTCGAGAACTGAATCAAGAATGGTGCAACTGGGGACGACGGCCCCCGCGTTTGAGCTGATGGACGTGATGAGCGGGAAGGCCATGGGCCGGGACGACATCTTTATCGCCACCTCGGATGAGGCTGCTGGAGATCCGAAGATCCATGCCGGTCTGCTGGTGATGTTCGTGTGCCCGCACTGCCCCTATGTGAAGCATCTGGAGGCGGAGATCGGCAACATCAGCCGGGATTATGCCGGGAAGATTGCAATGGTGGCGATCCAGTCCAACGATGTCGTGGAGTATCCGCAGGATGGCCCGGCGCAGATGAAGGAACAGGCCGAGCGGTACGGCTGGCAGTTCCCCTACCTGCTGGACGAGGCACAGGAAGTGGCGCGGAGCTATGAGGCCGAGTGCACGCCGGACTTCTTCCTCTTCGACGCAAATATGGAACTGGTCTACCGCGGGCAGATGGACGAGAGCAGGCCGCGACGCTCCGACGGCTTCGGCAACGACATGCTCGTGAGCGGCAAGGACCTGCGCGAGGCGATGGATGCGGTGGTTGCCGGCAAGCGCCCCGACACGGAGCAGCGGGCGAGCATTGGTTGCAATATCAAATGGAAGTAA
- a CDS encoding protease pro-enzyme activation domain-containing protein has translation MPSLAVRRPLRSLFAAFAAFSLLPLSLSASAQTADLVARSARVKGSVNDAQRSPLANHVPGYAKSEALPSTTLSGTKNFTHLTVVLSRSADVQAAFEQLLADQANPSSPRYHQWLTPQQVGTLYGPAQVDVDAVTEWLKAEGLTVESVAPNRLFISFGGSVTAVSKAFSTSFRTFALANGESRYSLVSEPTVPTAIAGVVQNVAGLSQSIHHPNVHRSDLIQADSSSSSAGTGSHLPSLNSSTGAHYLVSGDFAVAYDLNSVYNSGYTGTGQRVAIVGESRVDTTDIKALQSIQGFTTYNLPNVVIPPTGVDPGYGGGSTACTSNCTIDSGVQDEATLDVNRVTGTAPGATVDLVISGDVGSGSTVATDGLFIAINHEINTLADPIMSISFGGCENLNGSSLTNYEASIFSTAAAEGISTFVSSGDSGAAGCNAFANSDQSIPASGQVLSINDFCSSQYVTCIGGTQFADTASPTTYWSTSSGTNYVSLKSYIPEGAWNEPSVTKSIYYQGATGGGLSVYIAKPSWQTGTGVLAGNFREVPDLAFTASVHDGFVTCLEYLGATCGSFYGFGGTSAAAPSMAGIQALVNQRLTKAQGNINPQLYTLANGTSASTVFHDATVTSSGVSGCVVTTPSLCNNSTPSRTALTGGLSGYLLTAGWDGSTGWGSLDVANYISALAASAGITTTTALTAAPTTLTLGGSTVLTATITPSTTSSSTLSGTVTFSNGSTTLGTGTVTNNVATYTYTPAATGTYSITATYGGDTTFSSSTSSAASVVVSGPYLITPASTSVSVAAGVTTTDAITVTSIAPFAGSVPLSCAVSTSSTSTGGSCSVTSPVTLTSGGTAAATLSIKGGTTGSMTVTVSGTSTAGTITSTPITVTVTPALTLTASPSSLSFTSGATTGNTSTITLTPASGVAAGTATLQCSITTSTAAYPASCALSSTSVALAAGGTGTTVLTIGSQTATTSASKSATTATAGFSGFRFAALGLLFASLLAFRKRRGLASLAVFGLLALGLSTLTGCGGDNAPKTTKSSAGSYTATVTATFGGQTASTTVAVTIQ, from the coding sequence ATGCCTTCTCTTGCCGTTCGCCGCCCGCTGCGTTCTTTGTTTGCGGCATTTGCCGCCTTTAGCCTTTTGCCTCTTTCTTTGTCTGCCAGCGCGCAGACCGCCGATCTGGTGGCCCGCTCGGCTCGTGTGAAGGGAAGCGTGAATGACGCCCAGCGTTCCCCTCTGGCGAACCACGTCCCTGGGTACGCCAAGAGCGAGGCTTTGCCCTCCACGACGCTTAGTGGCACGAAGAACTTCACGCACCTGACCGTTGTTCTCTCGCGCTCGGCCGATGTTCAGGCGGCCTTTGAGCAGCTTCTGGCGGATCAGGCAAACCCTTCCTCGCCGCGTTATCACCAGTGGCTTACACCGCAGCAGGTTGGCACGCTCTATGGTCCGGCCCAGGTCGATGTGGATGCGGTTACGGAATGGCTGAAGGCTGAAGGACTTACGGTCGAAAGCGTCGCTCCGAACCGTCTCTTTATCAGCTTCGGTGGTTCGGTCACGGCGGTTTCCAAGGCTTTCTCTACCTCGTTCCGCACCTTTGCGCTGGCGAACGGTGAGTCTCGCTACTCGCTCGTCAGTGAGCCGACTGTGCCCACGGCCATCGCTGGCGTTGTACAGAATGTGGCTGGCCTCTCGCAGTCCATTCATCACCCCAATGTGCACCGCTCTGACCTCATTCAGGCTGACAGCAGCTCGAGCAGCGCTGGGACTGGCTCCCACTTGCCCAGCCTGAACAGCTCCACGGGAGCGCACTATCTTGTCTCCGGCGACTTCGCTGTGGCCTATGACCTCAACTCGGTTTATAACTCCGGCTACACCGGCACCGGTCAGCGCGTCGCTATCGTTGGCGAGTCGCGTGTCGACACCACCGACATCAAGGCTCTCCAGTCGATCCAGGGCTTCACGACGTACAACCTGCCCAACGTTGTGATCCCGCCCACTGGCGTTGATCCTGGCTATGGTGGCGGTTCGACCGCCTGCACGTCCAATTGCACTATCGACAGCGGTGTGCAGGATGAAGCCACCCTCGATGTGAATCGCGTTACTGGCACAGCCCCCGGCGCGACCGTCGACCTCGTCATCTCCGGCGACGTGGGAAGCGGCAGTACCGTCGCTACCGACGGTCTCTTCATCGCGATCAATCACGAGATCAATACGCTCGCTGACCCCATCATGAGCATCAGCTTCGGTGGCTGCGAAAACCTCAATGGCTCTTCGCTGACGAACTACGAAGCCAGCATCTTCTCAACCGCCGCTGCCGAAGGCATCTCCACTTTCGTCTCTTCCGGAGACTCCGGCGCGGCTGGTTGCAACGCCTTTGCGAACTCGGACCAAAGTATCCCGGCCTCTGGTCAGGTTCTCAGCATCAACGACTTCTGCTCCAGCCAGTACGTCACTTGCATCGGTGGTACGCAGTTCGCCGATACCGCCAGTCCCACCACCTACTGGAGCACCTCCAGCGGCACCAACTACGTCTCTCTCAAGTCCTACATCCCGGAAGGTGCCTGGAACGAACCCTCGGTCACTAAGAGCATCTATTACCAGGGAGCGACCGGCGGCGGGCTCAGCGTCTACATCGCCAAGCCCTCATGGCAGACCGGAACGGGCGTTCTTGCAGGCAACTTCCGTGAGGTCCCCGACCTCGCCTTTACCGCTTCCGTGCATGACGGCTTCGTCACCTGCCTTGAGTACCTGGGCGCGACCTGCGGCAGTTTCTACGGCTTCGGTGGCACCTCGGCGGCTGCGCCTTCCATGGCGGGTATCCAGGCCCTGGTCAACCAACGCCTCACCAAGGCTCAGGGCAACATCAACCCTCAGCTCTACACGCTGGCCAATGGTACTTCGGCTTCCACCGTCTTCCATGACGCCACTGTCACCTCCTCGGGTGTCTCGGGTTGCGTGGTGACAACGCCGTCGCTCTGCAACAACTCCACCCCCTCGCGCACAGCACTCACCGGCGGCCTCTCCGGCTACCTGCTCACGGCGGGCTGGGACGGCTCCACGGGCTGGGGCTCGCTCGATGTCGCCAACTACATCAGCGCTCTGGCTGCTTCGGCAGGCATCACGACGACGACTGCGCTTACCGCAGCCCCCACCACGCTCACCCTTGGCGGATCGACGGTTCTGACGGCAACCATCACGCCGTCAACCACATCTTCCTCTACCCTCAGCGGCACGGTCACCTTCTCCAACGGTTCCACGACCCTTGGTACTGGCACGGTCACCAATAACGTGGCGACGTACACCTATACCCCGGCCGCAACTGGAACCTACTCCATCACGGCAACCTATGGTGGCGATACCACCTTCAGCTCTTCCACGTCGTCGGCAGCCTCGGTCGTCGTCTCCGGTCCGTACCTCATCACCCCGGCATCCACCAGCGTCTCGGTCGCAGCCGGTGTCACCACAACCGATGCCATCACCGTTACCTCGATCGCTCCCTTTGCCGGGTCGGTTCCCCTCAGCTGCGCGGTGTCCACGTCCTCCACGTCGACAGGCGGTTCCTGCTCCGTCACCAGTCCGGTGACGCTCACCTCCGGCGGCACTGCGGCGGCGACCCTCTCCATCAAAGGTGGAACAACCGGTTCGATGACTGTCACAGTCTCCGGTACCTCGACCGCAGGCACCATCACTTCCACGCCGATCACCGTTACGGTGACCCCTGCACTCACCCTCACGGCCTCGCCCTCGTCGCTCTCCTTCACTTCAGGCGCGACCACGGGTAATACCAGCACGATCACCTTGACCCCGGCCTCTGGAGTTGCTGCTGGAACGGCAACCCTGCAGTGCTCCATTACCACAAGCACTGCGGCCTATCCGGCTTCCTGCGCTCTCTCCAGCACCTCGGTTGCACTTGCAGCAGGCGGCACGGGCACCACGGTCCTCACCATCGGTTCGCAGACTGCCACCACCTCGGCCAGCAAGTCGGCGACAACCGCAACGGCAGGCTTCTCCGGCTTCCGCTTCGCGGCTCTCGGCCTGCTCTTCGCTTCGCTGCTTGCCTTCCGCAAGCGCCGCGGCCTGGCTTCGCTGGCAGTCTTCGGTCTGCTGGCTCTCGGCCTCTCCACCCTCACCGGTTGCGGTGGCGACAACGCCCCCAAGACCACCAAATCCTCCGCAGGCAGCTACACCGCAACGGTCACTGCCACATTCGGCGGCCAAACCGCCAGCACCACGGTAGCGGTCACCATTCAGTAG